The genome window CCCCCTTTCACACGATGTGTAGTTCCACATCGAGACTTTCGAATTCCTCGCGGAAGCGATCGGAAAGACCGGAGTCGGTCACGATCACATCCACGCCCTCGATGTCCGTTACCTGACTATGGGTTACCATCCCGAACTTCGTGTGATCAGCGAGGATCACCGTGCGGCGGGCGTGGCGGACCACCTCTGCCGCGGTCTCCGCCTCCTCCAGGGAGGGGAGAGTGAAGCCGTGTTCCAACGAGATTCCGTTAACTCCGAGGAACGCAAGGTCGAAGTAGACGCCGGTCAGTGCCTGACGGGCCAAGCGCCCCACCATCCCCAGCGAGATGCTCCGCAGATGCCCCCCGATCACGTACACCTCGACCCACGGATACTTGGAGAGCTCCGAGGCATGATTTAGAGCGTTGGTGAACACGCGGATATGGAGGTTGCGCGGGAGGTGTTTGACGAGCTGCATCGTGGTGGTTCCATTACCGATGAAGACGGCCATCCCTTCTTCAACCATCTTCGCTGCGTGCTTGCCGATCCGTTCTTTCTCGGCACGGTTGCGGTTGGCCTTGTCGATGTACGAAGGTTCGCTGGTGAGCGGCTCGCGGACGATCGCCCCGCCATGGATCCGCACCAGGGCGCCTTGCTCATTCAATGCGTTCAGATCGTTCCGGATCGTCATCGGGGAGACGGAGAAGAGCTCCGCAAGCTCCGAGGTCTTCACCTCGCCCCATTCCTGCAGCCGCTCCAGAATCAATCGGCGCCGCTGTTCAGTTAGCGGATGGTTTTGATTACCTTTTTGTTCCATTGCCTCCTCTTGCGAAAATTAGTATATGGATATCTCGCTTCGTTGTCAAGAGGTTGCGTTCAGTTTTTTAGCCAGCAAAACTATAATCTATCGCCTCGATGTATAAATTTCCGGAATTATTATACTGAAAATTCCTGCTATATCAAGAGCGGGGTGTGATGATCAAGGTGCACATGCGGATGAACTGGAGCGGCAAACAGCGTGAATGCTGCACGAATAACTACGAACGCGTTGCTATCCGGATGGAATCTCAGTAGCATACCGGGAGTCCCACTGGGAAGACGCGGTGGGCAAGACAAAAGAGGGTGAAAGGATGAAGATCACATTTTGCGGTGCAGCAGAGACGGTCACTGGTTCGTGTCATCTCGTCGAAACAAGCGGGCTCAAGCTCCTGCTCGATTGCGGGCTGTTCCAAGGGCGACATGAGGTCGAAGACAGAAACTGGGTGGAGTTCCCATTCGATCCAGCGGAGATCGATTACGTTATCCTCTCTCACTCCCACCTCGATCACGTGGGAAGGATCCCTCTCCTCGTCAAGAGCGGGTTTCAGGGTGAAGTTGTGACCACCCCGCCGAACGCGGCGATCGCCAAGGTGATCCTGATGGACTCTGCCCACCTGCAGGAGGAGGAGGCCGCCTACCATGCCCGCAAGGCACGACGCCGCGGTGAGGAGGCGCGCCCGCCGCTCTACGATGTGGGCGATGCGTTGGACTCGTTCGAGGTGTTCCGCCATCGCATCCCGTATGAAAAGCCGTTCAGCTTGGGGAACGGGGTCGAAGTAGTCTTGCACGATGCCGGCCACATCCTCGGTTCGGCCACGGTCGAGCTGCGCGCGGAGGGGAAGACTCTCTTGTTCAGTGGAGACTTGGGGAACCGCCACCGCCCGATCGTACGCGATCCAGCCGCCCCACCCCACGCCGACGTCGTCCTCATCGAATCGACGTACGGAAATCGCCGCCACCGCCCGCTGGAGGAGTCGGTGGCCGAACTCAAGGAGGCGATCCACACCGTGATCGGCCGCGGGGGGAACCTTCTCATTCCGTCGTTCGCCCTCGAGCGGACCCAGGAGGTACTGTACGAGCTCTTCCTTATGTGGCGCCAGAAGGAGCTCCCGAACTGCAAGATCTTCCTCGATAGCCCGCTTGCCATTGCCACGACGCGCATCTTCTCCAAGTTCCCCGGTTACTTCGACGACGAGGGGAAGAAGGTATTCTCTCATTCCCCGAACCCGTTCAACTTCCCCCCGCTTCGCTACACCCAGACCTCGGAGGAGTCGAAGCGGATCAACAACCTGCCGGAGGGGAACATCATAATCGCCGGGAGCGGGATGTGCACCGGCGGGCGAATCGTGCATCATCTACGCCACAACCTGTGGCGGGAGGAGGCCGGGGTCATCTTCGTCGGTTACCAGGCGCGGGGAACCCTCGGCCGCCAGATCATCGAGGGGGCGAAGCGGGTTCACATCCTGGGCGAGCCGACGGCGGTGCGAGCGCAGATCTGGACCGTGAACGGTTTTTCCGCTCACGCTGACCAACCGATCCTGCTTGACTGGTTGAAGAAGGTCAACGCCGACCGCACCTTCTTGGTCCACGGAGAAGAGGAATCGTTGCTCGACTTTCAGCGCGCGATCAAGGATAGACTCGGGAAGAAAGCGCTGATCGCCAAGTGGCAGCAGACGGTGGAAGTGTAGTCACGCTTGGAGACCGATGTCAGGCGCATTCACTCGCCGTCTCCCAGTATCCGCGTCTCAGCCTACCTTCTCAATCTTGACGCCAACGCCTTTGAGCGGAGGGATCTTCGCGTACGGATCCAGCGGTTGACTCGGGATCAGCGCATTGACGTTTATCCGATTGAAGAAATGTGTTGGGACGAAGATGCATCCACGTGGGGGATATTCCTTGCTCTCGGTCGTAGCTTCTATCGTTATCGACGCGTAAGGAGACGTAATGCGGA of Candidatus Bipolaricaulota bacterium contains these proteins:
- a CDS encoding MBL fold metallo-hydrolase, which encodes MKITFCGAAETVTGSCHLVETSGLKLLLDCGLFQGRHEVEDRNWVEFPFDPAEIDYVILSHSHLDHVGRIPLLVKSGFQGEVVTTPPNAAIAKVILMDSAHLQEEEAAYHARKARRRGEEARPPLYDVGDALDSFEVFRHRIPYEKPFSLGNGVEVVLHDAGHILGSATVELRAEGKTLLFSGDLGNRHRPIVRDPAAPPHADVVLIESTYGNRRHRPLEESVAELKEAIHTVIGRGGNLLIPSFALERTQEVLYELFLMWRQKELPNCKIFLDSPLAIATTRIFSKFPGYFDDEGKKVFSHSPNPFNFPPLRYTQTSEESKRINNLPEGNIIIAGSGMCTGGRIVHHLRHNLWREEAGVIFVGYQARGTLGRQIIEGAKRVHILGEPTAVRAQIWTVNGFSAHADQPILLDWLKKVNADRTFLVHGEEESLLDFQRAIKDRLGKKALIAKWQQTVEV
- a CDS encoding DeoR/GlpR transcriptional regulator, producing the protein MEQKGNQNHPLTEQRRRLILERLQEWGEVKTSELAELFSVSPMTIRNDLNALNEQGALVRIHGGAIVREPLTSEPSYIDKANRNRAEKERIGKHAAKMVEEGMAVFIGNGTTTMQLVKHLPRNLHIRVFTNALNHASELSKYPWVEVYVIGGHLRSISLGMVGRLARQALTGVYFDLAFLGVNGISLEHGFTLPSLEEAETAAEVVRHARRTVILADHTKFGMVTHSQVTDIEGVDVIVTDSGLSDRFREEFESLDVELHIV